The genomic DNA CGCCGCGAGCCAGAGCGCCGCATGCCTCGAGATCATCTTCCCCCTCCTTTGCGCGTCCACGTTGCGAGTGGTGTCTCCGTTATACACCCAACTTGGGGTAAGGTGTGTCGATGACGCTGTGCCCCCACGCGCCGCCGTGCGGCGGCTGCCCGCACCTCGCGCTGCCCTACGAGGAGTCGCTGCGCTTGAAGCGCGAGCGGGTGGCCGAGGCGGTATCGCGGTTCCCGGCGCTCTCCGGGGTCGCGCCGTCCGCGTGCGTCGCCGCGCCGTCGCGCACCGGGCACCGCACCCGCGTCAAGGCGCCGGTCGCGGTCGGCGCCGACGGCCGCGTGCGGATCGGCCTCTACGCGCCCGGGAGCCACGAGCTGCTCGATCTCCCGGAGTGCCAGGTCGTCGCGGCCCCGCTCCTCGCGGTGGCCGCGGCGCTGCGCGAGCTGCTCGTCGGGTTCGCGCCGCCGATCGGCCACGTCGATCTGCGCGCCTCGAGATCGACCGGGCTGGTGCACGTCACCCTCGTTTCGCGAGGCCCGGTCGTCGACGAGGATGGCCTGCGCGCGCTCGCGGCGCGGCTCCTCGAGCGCCGCCCCGAGGTGCGCGGCGTGAGCTTGCGGCGCAGCGTCGACGCGCCCACCCCCCGCGCCGTCGCCGGCCGCACCGCCTGCCTCGTTGGGGAGCCGCAGCTCGAGGAGCGTCTCGCCGGGCGCCGCTTCCGGCTCTCCCCGGGCTCGTTCTTCCAGGCCGATCCGGCCGCGGCCGAGGAGCTGCACCGGATCGTGCGCGGCTTCCTCGCACCGCTCGCGCCGATGCGGACGCTGGTCGATCTCTTCGCGGGCGTCGGCGCGTTCGGCATCTGCCTCGCCGACCTCGCCGCGCGGGTCGTCGCGGTCGAGAGCGTGCGGGAGGCGGCGGACGACGCGGCGGCCAGCGCCGCGCTCTCGGGCGTCGGGCTCGAGGTCGAGCCGCTCCCGTCCGAACGGTTCGCCGAGCGGCTGCGCGATCTGGCGCCGGACGCGGTGATCGCCGATCCGCCGCGCCGCGGCCTGGACGCGCGGACGA from Pseudomonadota bacterium includes the following:
- a CDS encoding pseudouridine synthase; protein product: MTLCPHAPPCGGCPHLALPYEESLRLKRERVAEAVSRFPALSGVAPSACVAAPSRTGHRTRVKAPVAVGADGRVRIGLYAPGSHELLDLPECQVVAAPLLAVAAALRELLVGFAPPIGHVDLRASRSTGLVHVTLVSRGPVVDEDGLRALAARLLERRPEVRGVSLRRSVDAPTPRAVAGRTACLVGEPQLEERLAGRRFRLSPGSFFQADPAAAEELHRIVRGFLAPLAPMRTLVDLFAGVGAFGICLADLAARVVAVESVREAADDAAASAALSGVGLEVEPLPSERFAERLRDLAPDAVIADPPRRGLDARTIEAIGGSGARRVAYASCDPETLARDLAALAPFDLVCAEIAPVDLFALSDRVEAAALLVREPGAFSPRIFWRGGDLIAVEKPWILPTTPQEGNAPSLTGLVRRAEGDDAWSPAHRLDVGASGPVLFARGRELGRIGGAFSRGEVEKEYLALVRGVPRGKGKVATRATRELGGGEERTRYRREAVVGGYGLVRALPETGERHQIRRHLERIGHPILGDERHGDPRANRWMIERAALDRLFLHLERLRFPAPSGEIVEVVVPLPPELELVLDRLERLRSATSGC